A single region of the Candidatus Parcubacteria bacterium genome encodes:
- a CDS encoding UvrD-helicase domain-containing protein, whose amino-acid sequence MQSLSSLNERQKEAVLHTQGPLLILAGAGAGKTKTITHRILRLIEEGVNPSSILAITFTNKAAKEMRERVDKLLSESRDINLPVSIYERPFVSTFHALGVHIIRENSRLLGLPRHFSIFDRSDSLSAVKSALVSAGLDPKQFEPGKILSGISRLKGQGKSLADFQEREARDARSDILSAAWAGYEKTLQEEKALDFDDLLLKTFNLLRSHPEVLAHYRKTWTHVHIDEYQDTNRVQYDTAKLLAGESHNICAVGDIDQSIYSWRGADFKNIMRFEDDYPETKVVLLEENYRSTKTILKAANAVIAKNTLRKDKNLFTSNGEGEKIAVYGAYDENREAHFVATAAAKLIAAGSTPEEIAVLYRANFQSRALEEAFLRESVPYQVLGVRFFERKEVKDVLSYLRAAMNPDGLGDLKRILNTPTRGIGKTTALKIFEGKEEELPPAMRLKVANFRVALKEIGEKIRTATASETVGFVITRSGLKESLETKSSEDEERLENMYELVALAQKYDDMPAPEGIEKLLTEAALASDQDDLEKKQAGVKLMTVHASKGLEFDYVFVTGLEEDLFPHKRGFDQKLEDQEEERRLFYVALTRARKKLFLTYASVRTVFGSRGINMPSNFLEDIGEELVEAEEDERPHGKVIYLE is encoded by the coding sequence ATGCAGAGTCTATCTTCGTTAAACGAAAGACAGAAAGAAGCCGTCCTCCACACGCAGGGACCCCTCCTCATCCTCGCAGGCGCAGGTGCCGGCAAGACCAAGACAATCACTCATCGGATACTGCGCCTCATCGAAGAAGGAGTGAACCCTTCAAGCATCTTGGCAATCACCTTCACCAACAAAGCAGCTAAAGAGATGCGCGAAAGGGTAGACAAGCTCCTCTCAGAGAGTCGCGATATCAATCTGCCGGTCAGCATCTATGAGCGCCCTTTCGTGAGCACCTTCCATGCGCTCGGCGTGCACATCATCCGCGAGAACAGCCGCCTCCTCGGGCTCCCGCGACACTTCTCCATATTCGACCGTAGCGATTCGCTCTCTGCAGTGAAGAGCGCGCTGGTTTCCGCAGGTCTCGACCCAAAACAGTTCGAGCCAGGCAAGATCCTCTCTGGCATCTCCCGCCTCAAGGGGCAGGGGAAGAGTCTTGCTGACTTCCAGGAGCGCGAAGCTCGAGACGCACGTAGCGACATCCTTTCTGCCGCTTGGGCGGGATACGAGAAGACCCTCCAGGAAGAGAAGGCACTCGACTTCGACGATCTCTTGCTCAAGACCTTCAACCTCTTACGCTCGCACCCTGAGGTGCTCGCGCACTACCGCAAGACCTGGACGCATGTGCACATCGATGAGTACCAGGATACCAATCGCGTGCAGTACGATACCGCCAAGCTCCTCGCAGGGGAGAGTCACAATATCTGCGCGGTGGGGGATATAGACCAGAGCATCTACAGCTGGAGAGGGGCGGATTTCAAGAACATCATGCGCTTCGAGGACGATTACCCGGAGACCAAGGTGGTGCTCCTCGAAGAGAACTACCGCTCCACCAAGACCATATTGAAAGCCGCGAATGCGGTCATCGCCAAGAACACCCTGCGCAAGGACAAGAACCTCTTCACCTCGAACGGAGAAGGGGAGAAGATCGCCGTCTACGGCGCCTACGACGAGAACCGCGAAGCGCATTTCGTAGCTACCGCCGCAGCCAAACTAATAGCAGCGGGCAGCACCCCTGAAGAAATCGCGGTGTTGTACCGCGCCAACTTCCAATCCCGCGCACTAGAAGAAGCCTTCTTGCGAGAGAGCGTGCCATACCAAGTGCTCGGTGTGCGCTTCTTCGAACGCAAAGAAGTGAAGGACGTCCTCTCATATCTGCGCGCAGCCATGAACCCAGACGGACTAGGGGACCTCAAGCGCATCCTCAACACGCCAACGCGCGGCATCGGCAAGACTACCGCACTCAAGATATTTGAAGGAAAGGAGGAAGAGCTTCCTCCGGCGATGCGACTGAAGGTGGCTAACTTCCGCGTAGCGCTGAAGGAGATAGGGGAGAAGATACGCACCGCGACCGCTTCAGAGACCGTAGGCTTCGTTATTACACGAAGCGGACTTAAAGAATCGCTCGAAACAAAAAGCAGCGAAGACGAGGAGCGGCTCGAGAACATGTACGAATTGGTAGCGCTCGCGCAGAAGTACGATGACATGCCTGCACCCGAGGGTATAGAGAAGCTCCTCACGGAAGCCGCGCTCGCGAGCGACCAGGACGATCTCGAGAAGAAGCAGGCGGGAGTGAAGCTCATGACCGTGCATGCTTCCAAGGGACTGGAATTTGATTACGTGTTCGTGACCGGACTCGAAGAGGATCTCTTCCCGCACAAGCGAGGCTTTGATCAGAAACTTGAGGACCAGGAAGAGGAGCGGCGTCTCTTCTATGTAGCGCTCACCCGCGCTCGCAAGAAGCTCTTCCTCACCTACGCTTCCGTCCGCACAGTATTCGGCTCCCGCGGGATCAACATGCCATCCAACTTCCTAGAAGACATAGGGGAAGAGCTCGTTGAAGCAGAGGAGGACGAGCGACCACACGGGAAAGTCATATATCTAGAGTAA
- the rsmA gene encoding 16S rRNA (adenine(1518)-N(6)/adenine(1519)-N(6))-dimethyltransferase RsmA: MRAKKELGQHFLVARSATEALCKAAELKEGDVALEIGPGTGILTAELLNHGAQVVAVEKDKDLLPGLEERFKEAITRKQLLLIEGDISSFDPETLGIYKVAANIPYYLTGDILRRFLSGEHQPRSMTLMVQKEVADRIVAKDKKESLLSLSVKAYGNPSIIKKVPAGSFSPPPKVDSAIIHIEEISRKSFTSVDENYFFKVLKAGFAHKRKQLGGNLAGICAPKLVEEALGAIGKQKTVRAEDLALSEWLELAKNLEAVCKTKQ; the protein is encoded by the coding sequence ATGCGCGCAAAAAAGGAGCTAGGTCAGCATTTTCTCGTCGCACGGAGCGCGACAGAGGCTCTCTGTAAGGCCGCGGAACTCAAAGAAGGTGATGTGGCGCTGGAGATCGGGCCAGGTACCGGCATACTCACTGCCGAGCTCCTCAACCACGGAGCCCAGGTAGTAGCTGTAGAGAAGGATAAGGATCTCCTCCCAGGCCTCGAAGAACGCTTCAAAGAAGCTATCACCAGGAAGCAGCTCCTCCTCATTGAAGGCGATATTTCCTCTTTCGACCCTGAAACATTGGGTATTTATAAGGTTGCCGCCAATATTCCTTACTATCTCACCGGCGATATCCTGCGCCGCTTCCTCTCCGGGGAGCATCAGCCCCGCTCCATGACCCTCATGGTGCAGAAAGAGGTAGCCGATCGAATCGTGGCAAAAGACAAGAAGGAAAGCCTCCTCTCGCTCTCGGTAAAAGCCTACGGGAACCCCTCCATCATCAAGAAAGTGCCCGCAGGGAGCTTCTCTCCACCGCCCAAAGTGGACTCCGCCATCATCCATATCGAAGAAATATCTCGGAAATCCTTCACGTCTGTCGACGAAAACTACTTTTTCAAGGTACTAAAGGCTGGTTTTGCACATAAGCGCAAGCAGCTCGGCGGGAACCTTGCAGGAATCTGCGCTCCAAAGCTAGTAGAAGAGGCCTTAGGCGCTATCGGTAAGCAAAAAACCGTGCGCGCGGAAGACCTCGCTCTCTCAGAGTGGCTCGAACTAGCAAAAAATCTTGAAGCGGTGTGTAAAACGAAGCAGTAG
- a CDS encoding PrgI family protein, which produces MQFQVPQFIEVEDKIIGPFTFRQFLYLAGGIGLSVVAYRLLPVYIAALIILPIVALALALAFYKVNEKPFIEIMEAAFGYATKGKLYLWKKQLPKPAEVAAKITSEPVMGPKLSESKLKELAWSLDVNEKLSRQSNTPQER; this is translated from the coding sequence ATGCAATTCCAAGTACCCCAATTCATCGAAGTAGAAGATAAGATCATCGGACCTTTCACTTTCCGGCAGTTCCTCTACCTCGCCGGTGGAATAGGCCTCTCTGTAGTGGCCTACCGGCTCCTGCCTGTCTATATCGCAGCCCTTATAATCCTGCCCATCGTAGCCCTCGCCCTCGCTCTCGCTTTCTATAAGGTAAACGAAAAGCCCTTCATCGAGATAATGGAGGCGGCTTTCGGGTACGCCACTAAAGGGAAGCTCTATCTTTGGAAAAAGCAGCTGCCCAAACCAGCAGAGGTCGCTGCAAAAATCACGAGCGAGCCTGTGATGGGACCTAAGCTCTCCGAAAGCAAGCTGAAGGAGCTCGCCTGGAGCCTAGATGTGAATGAGAAGCTCTCCCGTCAATCAAACACACCTCAAGAACGCTAG
- a CDS encoding conjugal transfer protein TraC, which translates to MALFDFLSSKKKEEDALTAILPKEIYQSGVLELKDVIAPSALKVSPRSLNLGDKIVRSFFVISYPRFLSESWFAPVINLDKVFDVSIFVHPIDTAKVLRQFQKKVAEVESQINTRQERGLVRDPVLDTAYQDLENLRDSLQQAQEKLFDVGLYISVYGDSETELDKAENEIKSILESKLVYVKPALFQQEQGFKSILPIGTDELNVHSKLNSSPLSSLFPFISFDLTSDKGILYGVNRQNSSLVLFDRFSLENYNSITFAKSGSGKSYATKLEILRSLMFDTEVIVIDPEKEYEYLADAVGGRYFNISLTSDHHINPFDLPMPGEDESPSDVLRSNTVNLVGLFRIMLGGLTPEEDAIIDRAITETYALKDISPDSNFANIEPPLMSDFEMVLSGMEGGDSLAQRLSKYTRGTWAGFINSPTNVDINKKFVVFSVRDMEDELKPVAMYLITHYIWNAVRKNIKKRLLVMDEAWWMMKSEDTASFLYSLAKRGRKYYLGLATITQDVSDFLKSPYGLPIITNSSIQLLLKQSPSSIDEVQRTFNLTDEEKYLLLESDVGEGIFFAGLKHVAIKVIASYTEDQIITSDPSQLLAIKKAKTELSLKQ; encoded by the coding sequence ATGGCACTTTTTGATTTTTTAAGCTCTAAAAAGAAGGAGGAGGATGCACTCACCGCCATCCTTCCTAAGGAGATATACCAATCCGGCGTCCTGGAACTGAAAGACGTCATCGCCCCCTCCGCGCTCAAAGTGAGCCCTCGCAGTCTCAATCTGGGGGACAAAATCGTGCGAAGCTTCTTCGTCATCTCCTACCCCCGCTTCCTTTCAGAAAGCTGGTTCGCCCCGGTCATCAACTTGGACAAGGTCTTTGACGTCTCTATCTTCGTCCACCCCATCGATACCGCCAAGGTGCTCCGCCAGTTCCAGAAGAAGGTGGCTGAAGTAGAGAGCCAGATCAATACGCGCCAAGAGAGGGGACTCGTACGCGACCCCGTCCTCGATACCGCCTACCAAGACCTGGAGAACCTGCGTGACTCCCTCCAGCAGGCGCAGGAGAAGCTCTTCGACGTCGGCCTCTACATCTCTGTCTACGGAGATTCGGAGACTGAGCTCGACAAGGCGGAGAACGAGATAAAATCCATCCTCGAATCCAAGCTCGTTTATGTGAAGCCGGCGCTCTTCCAGCAGGAACAGGGCTTCAAGAGTATCCTGCCGATCGGCACGGACGAGCTTAATGTGCACAGCAAGCTCAATTCTTCGCCGCTCTCAAGCCTTTTCCCATTCATCTCTTTCGACCTCACCTCCGACAAGGGCATTCTCTACGGCGTGAACCGCCAAAACTCGAGCCTGGTGCTCTTCGACCGCTTCTCACTCGAGAACTACAATTCCATCACCTTCGCAAAGTCCGGAAGCGGCAAATCCTACGCTACCAAGCTCGAAATCCTGCGCAGCCTCATGTTCGACACAGAGGTCATCGTCATCGACCCGGAGAAGGAGTACGAATATCTCGCAGACGCCGTCGGCGGTCGCTACTTCAATATCTCACTCACCTCCGACCACCACATAAACCCCTTCGACCTGCCGATGCCGGGGGAAGACGAATCGCCCTCGGACGTGCTTCGCTCCAACACCGTGAACCTCGTCGGACTCTTCCGCATCATGCTCGGAGGACTCACCCCGGAGGAGGACGCCATCATCGATCGCGCCATCACCGAGACCTATGCGCTCAAGGATATAAGCCCGGATTCAAATTTCGCCAATATCGAGCCGCCCCTCATGTCCGACTTCGAGATGGTGCTCTCCGGCATGGAAGGAGGGGACTCGCTCGCACAGCGTCTCTCCAAATACACTCGTGGCACCTGGGCGGGGTTCATCAACAGTCCTACCAACGTTGATATCAACAAGAAATTCGTAGTCTTCTCCGTGCGCGACATGGAAGATGAGCTCAAGCCGGTGGCCATGTATCTCATCACGCACTATATCTGGAACGCGGTGCGCAAGAACATCAAGAAGCGCCTCTTGGTGATGGATGAGGCGTGGTGGATGATGAAATCGGAAGATACGGCTTCCTTCCTCTATAGCCTGGCGAAGCGTGGGCGCAAATACTACCTAGGGCTTGCCACCATCACCCAGGACGTAAGCGATTTCTTGAAATCGCCGTACGGGCTCCCCATCATCACCAACTCCTCCATTCAGCTTCTGCTCAAGCAGTCGCCCTCTTCGATCGACGAGGTACAGAGGACCTTCAACCTCACCGATGAGGAGAAGTATCTTCTTCTCGAGTCCGACGTGGGGGAGGGGATATTCTTCGCGGGGTTGAAACACGTAGCCATCAAAGTGATCGCCTCTTATACCGAGGACCAGATCATCACCTCCGACCCTTCTCAACTCCTCGCCATCAAGAAAGCCAAGACGGAGCTCTCCTTAAAGCAATGA
- a CDS encoding pilin — MNLLANTLRIGAAAAMFLAGAGEVFAQVEYRLLRPLPNFPAVIGTELTLTSYLQSAFYLVLGLSATAAVILGIVYGFAYMTSDVVVSKENAKKHLTQIVWGIGLLLASYLILYTINPRLVNLDAGLSKLRVTVPSTEFSRPQVPREVSQNYNIGARPPTTEEQAAAASNGGKQIVGLFDYDSYITQCMSMEATFTRDQCEEAATRAHEQFSLTCGSYLYTPSVSGRRVSCSCTPNPPRETCNRSI; from the coding sequence ATGAACCTACTCGCTAACACACTACGAATCGGCGCGGCGGCGGCAATGTTCCTCGCCGGGGCAGGGGAGGTGTTCGCGCAAGTTGAGTACCGGCTCCTCCGCCCTCTGCCTAATTTCCCCGCGGTCATAGGCACAGAACTCACGCTGACCTCTTATCTCCAGAGCGCTTTCTATCTTGTCCTCGGGCTCAGTGCGACTGCCGCCGTTATCCTGGGGATAGTCTACGGCTTCGCCTACATGACTTCAGACGTAGTCGTGAGCAAGGAGAACGCCAAGAAGCATCTCACCCAGATCGTTTGGGGAATAGGCCTCCTGCTTGCCTCCTATCTCATCCTCTACACTATCAACCCCCGCCTGGTGAACCTCGATGCGGGGCTGAGCAAACTTAGGGTCACCGTCCCCTCGACGGAATTCTCGAGGCCGCAAGTGCCCCGGGAAGTTTCTCAGAATTACAATATAGGGGCGAGACCGCCGACCACAGAAGAACAGGCCGCAGCAGCAAGCAATGGTGGGAAACAGATAGTCGGTCTTTTCGATTACGATAGCTACATAACTCAGTGCATGTCCATGGAAGCCACCTTCACCCGAGACCAGTGTGAGGAGGCCGCCACGAGAGCGCACGAGCAGTTTAGCCTCACTTGCGGTTCGTACTTATACACACCCTCTGTTTCCGGGCGGAGAGTCTCTTGCTCTTGTACGCCAAACCCTCCCCGCGAAACCTGTAATCGATCGATATGA
- a CDS encoding YidC/Oxa1 family membrane protein insertase has translation MISGIFNTLIHDPIYNLLVFLIDVIPTHDVGIAVVISTVIVKFVLLPLSKKAAHTQAVLKELEGEVEALKQKHKDDKAQQAQALMNLYRSRNVSPFTMFWALLVQIPIVIALYLIFYKGGLPAIDTTALYSFVSAPPSVDMLFFGFLDMAGKSWPLALLAGGTQFVQAYFATPAVPPRVAGAEPSFKEDFARSMSIQVRYVLPIIIIFIAHSLTAAVALYWVASNTFTVIQDWWFRRSIAAKKA, from the coding sequence ATGATCTCAGGAATTTTCAATACGCTGATCCACGATCCGATATATAACCTCTTAGTGTTCCTCATCGACGTCATCCCGACGCATGATGTCGGCATCGCGGTGGTCATCTCCACTGTCATCGTGAAGTTCGTCCTCCTCCCTCTCTCCAAGAAGGCGGCGCATACCCAGGCAGTCCTCAAGGAGCTCGAGGGAGAAGTAGAGGCTCTGAAGCAGAAGCATAAGGATGACAAGGCGCAGCAGGCCCAGGCGCTCATGAATCTCTACCGCAGCCGAAATGTGAGTCCTTTTACCATGTTCTGGGCCCTTCTGGTGCAGATCCCCATCGTCATCGCGCTCTACCTCATTTTCTATAAAGGAGGACTGCCGGCGATCGACACGACCGCCCTCTACTCCTTTGTCTCAGCTCCTCCTTCCGTGGACATGCTCTTCTTCGGATTCCTCGATATGGCAGGTAAAAGCTGGCCCTTAGCGCTCCTTGCGGGAGGGACCCAGTTCGTCCAGGCGTATTTCGCAACCCCTGCGGTTCCTCCGCGCGTGGCCGGCGCAGAGCCCTCTTTTAAAGAAGATTTCGCTCGCAGCATGAGCATCCAGGTGCGCTACGTGCTCCCGATCATCATCATATTCATCGCCCACAGCCTGACTGCTGCGGTAGCGCTCTATTGGGTAGCGAGCAACACCTTCACGGTCATCCAGGATTGGTGGTTCAGGCGTTCTATCGCCGCCAAGAAGGCCTAG
- a CDS encoding ribonuclease P protein component, which yields MLPKASRFTREEFDLLLKGGRSRNYPLFSMRSATGFVGRKVAVVVSKKEAPLASSRNNARRRVYAAIRPSVALLPLHTGVAFFLRRESLKATPGALREAITEAFQALSR from the coding sequence ATGCTTCCCAAGGCCTCCCGATTCACTCGAGAGGAATTCGACCTCCTCCTAAAAGGAGGTCGTTCGCGTAATTACCCCCTCTTTTCCATGCGTTCCGCTACGGGCTTTGTGGGGAGGAAGGTCGCGGTGGTAGTATCAAAGAAGGAAGCGCCTCTCGCCTCTTCGCGTAACAATGCCCGCCGTAGGGTCTACGCGGCAATCCGTCCCTCTGTTGCCCTCCTCCCTCTCCATACCGGCGTCGCCTTCTTTCTTCGCAGAGAGAGCCTTAAGGCGACGCCGGGAGCGCTGAGAGAAGCCATTACCGAGGCGTTCCAGGCCCTCTCTCGATAA
- the rpmH gene encoding 50S ribosomal protein L34 has product MSFTYQPKKKKRASAHGFLVRSRTKNGSKVIARRRQRGRARIAL; this is encoded by the coding sequence ATGTCGTTCACATACCAACCCAAAAAGAAGAAGCGCGCCAGTGCCCACGGCTTCCTGGTCCGTTCCCGCACCAAGAACGGAAGCAAAGTCATCGCCCGCCGACGCCAGAGAGGGCGCGCCCGCATCGCCCTCTAA
- the dnaA gene encoding chromosomal replication initiator protein DnaA: MDNKQLWDSVLAEIELSTSRANFATWFKNTAIVRQEEGVIFLGVPNQFVKEWLFNKYHKAILKSLRGLSEHIRSIEYTISKEPPKQEQPKKVMDHGSQELPLSDYYINKEDNLNPRYTFDSFIVGPFNELAHAAAQAVIKKPGIVYNPLFIYGSTGHGKTHLIQAIGNHFKNTDSSKKVYYITSEKFTMDCLSSIESGKMSLFKEKYRKYDVLIMDDIQFLSQKARMQEELFHLFNTLYDNNKQLIFSSDKDPNYIPHLEERLQSRFIAGMKVDIPPPDHESRMAILKAKSQKMDVMLSYEVLDYLAGSTGSNIRELEGALNTVICQAQLKNKDLSVNEIRQLIKESAKPKKAVSIKDVIKVIADFYNIEEASIYEKTRRQEVVKPRQVIMYILREDFKISYPTIGEKLGGRDHTTVIHSCEKIKNDLKEDVGLLQDIQQVRVLLK, from the coding sequence ATGGATAATAAGCAGCTCTGGGATAGTGTACTCGCGGAGATTGAACTCTCCACTTCCCGGGCTAATTTCGCTACCTGGTTCAAGAACACAGCCATCGTGCGGCAGGAAGAGGGGGTCATCTTCCTCGGTGTTCCCAATCAATTCGTCAAAGAGTGGCTTTTCAATAAGTACCACAAGGCGATCCTCAAGAGCCTGCGCGGCCTCTCCGAGCATATCCGCTCCATCGAGTACACCATCAGCAAGGAACCGCCGAAGCAGGAACAGCCTAAGAAGGTCATGGATCATGGGAGCCAAGAACTTCCGCTCTCGGATTACTACATCAACAAGGAGGATAACCTCAATCCTCGTTACACCTTCGACAGCTTCATCGTAGGCCCCTTCAACGAGCTCGCGCACGCAGCCGCCCAGGCGGTCATCAAGAAGCCGGGCATCGTCTACAACCCGCTTTTCATCTACGGGAGCACCGGGCACGGCAAGACCCACCTCATCCAGGCGATAGGGAACCACTTCAAGAACACGGACAGCTCCAAGAAGGTCTACTACATCACCTCCGAGAAGTTCACCATGGACTGCCTCAGCTCCATCGAATCCGGCAAAATGAGCCTCTTTAAGGAGAAATACCGTAAGTACGATGTCCTCATCATGGACGACATTCAGTTCCTCTCCCAGAAGGCGCGCATGCAGGAAGAGCTCTTCCACCTCTTCAACACGCTCTACGACAACAATAAGCAGCTCATCTTCTCTTCCGACAAGGACCCTAACTACATTCCGCACCTCGAAGAGCGCCTTCAGTCCCGCTTCATCGCGGGCATGAAGGTCGATATCCCGCCGCCGGATCATGAATCGAGGATGGCTATCCTTAAAGCCAAGAGCCAGAAGATGGACGTGATGCTCTCCTACGAGGTGCTCGACTACCTGGCCGGCTCCACCGGGAGCAACATCCGTGAGCTCGAAGGCGCGCTCAATACAGTGATCTGCCAGGCGCAGCTCAAGAACAAGGATCTCTCTGTAAACGAGATCCGGCAGCTCATCAAAGAGAGCGCCAAGCCCAAGAAGGCGGTCTCTATAAAGGACGTGATCAAAGTGATCGCGGATTTCTACAATATCGAGGAGGCGAGCATCTACGAGAAGACCCGCCGGCAGGAGGTGGTGAAGCCCCGCCAGGTGATCATGTACATCCTGCGCGAGGATTTCAAGATCTCTTATCCTACGATAGGGGAGAAACTCGGAGGAAGGGACCACACGACCGTCATCCACTCCTGCGAGAAGATCAAGAACGACCTCAAGGAGGACGTCGGGCTCCTTCAGGACATCCAGCAGGTGCGTGTCCTGTTGAAATAG
- the dnaN gene encoding DNA polymerase III subunit beta yields the protein MKIECIKEKLSKAVGKAEKITGKNLTLPILSCLLLKTEGQNIVLRSTNLDLGVELSFGAKVEGEGEVAIPASILNNYLSSSPNTQTITLETKEGGLALSSKEGSTFIKSHAPEEFPLIPVVPKDSTFIIKASDLVQGLRAVWYSSSVSSIKPELASVYIYQSNGAVFFVATDSFRLAEKQIINKGKADFTPILIPYKNITEIIRVLEDAEGDVEVAVTKNQISFSFPGTYLTSRVIEGVFPDYRQIIPKEFTTEATLLKQDLLNTLRLVNIFADKFNQVSFKVSPSKKELELSSRNSEVGESVEKLGGSFTGEDLEIHFNYKYVIDCFQSITSDSVTLRFTGAHKPLLIGGAGDNSFTYLVMPMNR from the coding sequence ATGAAGATAGAGTGTATAAAAGAAAAGTTATCGAAGGCTGTGGGTAAAGCCGAAAAGATCACTGGGAAGAACCTAACTCTACCGATATTAAGCTGCCTTCTTCTTAAGACAGAAGGTCAGAATATTGTTCTGCGTTCTACTAATCTTGATCTCGGAGTGGAGCTCTCTTTCGGAGCGAAGGTAGAAGGAGAGGGGGAAGTAGCTATTCCTGCTTCTATCCTCAATAACTACCTCTCCTCCTCTCCTAATACACAGACGATCACCTTAGAGACCAAAGAAGGAGGTCTCGCCCTTTCTTCAAAGGAAGGTTCTACGTTCATAAAATCACATGCTCCGGAGGAGTTTCCTCTCATTCCTGTGGTACCCAAGGATTCTACGTTCATCATTAAGGCATCTGATCTGGTTCAGGGGCTGCGCGCGGTATGGTATAGCTCCTCGGTCTCGAGTATCAAGCCGGAGCTCGCGAGTGTGTATATCTACCAGAGCAATGGCGCGGTCTTCTTCGTAGCTACCGACTCTTTCCGTCTCGCGGAGAAGCAGATCATCAACAAGGGCAAGGCTGATTTCACTCCGATCCTCATCCCGTACAAGAATATCACTGAGATCATCCGGGTACTCGAAGATGCAGAAGGGGATGTGGAAGTAGCCGTAACTAAGAATCAGATTTCTTTCTCCTTCCCGGGGACGTACCTCACCTCACGAGTGATCGAGGGGGTGTTCCCAGACTATCGCCAGATCATCCCTAAGGAGTTCACTACGGAGGCGACGCTCCTCAAGCAGGATCTCCTTAATACTCTGCGTTTAGTGAACATCTTCGCGGATAAGTTCAATCAGGTGAGCTTCAAGGTCTCGCCGAGCAAGAAAGAGCTTGAGCTCTCAAGCCGTAACAGCGAGGTGGGAGAGAGCGTAGAGAAGCTCGGTGGCTCTTTCACTGGGGAAGACCTGGAGATACATTTCAATTACAAATACGTGATCGATTGCTTCCAGTCCATCACGAGCGATAGTGTGACGCTCCGCTTCACTGGGGCGCACAAGCCGCTTCTCATCGGAGGGGCGGGGGACAATTCCTTTACTTATCTGGTGATGCCGATGAATCGCTAG